The Neorhodopirellula lusitana sequence ACAGGCCCTGCACCTGAACCGCTGGGTTTTGGCCGAGGACAGCGGACTGACCGTCGACGCGTTGAAGGGTGAACCCGGCGTCTATTCCGCGCGTTATGCGGGCGATCACGGTGACGACGAAGCCAACAACACCAAAGTATTGGAACAACTAGCGAACGTTCCGATGGAAAAGCGCGGCGCGCAATTCAATTGCCATCTCTGCCTCGCTTCCCCCGATGGCCAAGTTCAATTGCGAGCCTCTGGCATCTGCCGCGGCCGAATCGCTACTGAACGCAGCGGCAAAGCGGGGTTCGGCTACGACCCGCTTTTCATCATCCCTGAATACCACCGCACATTCGGCGAGCTGGACCTGGCCGTGAAGCGGGCCATCAGCCATCGCTCGCGAGGCCTGCGGCAATTGATTCCGCGCCTGCTTTCACTCGCCGCTCAACAGCCCACCGTTTGATCACTGGCCAGCAAATTCTGCGGCCCTTCAATGCATCGCCGTTCAATGCATCGCCGTTCAATGCATCGCCGTCAAATACCAACGAACGGCACTGGCACCAGCAAGGCGTGCTGACGCACCCAGGTATCCACGCCATCCCAGCTGGTGAACTGACTGCCGAACAAGACAAACAGGTACACCGCCACAATCGCCGGGGCGACCAATCCTCGGACCGTCCAGCGTGAAGCAGTTGGCCAGAATCCGCTAGCAAATTGGCCACTTCTCTGCACTTCGGTAACGCCAATTTCAGCGGTGACCCGTTCGGCAACAGGCATGCCGCTGGGATCCGTAGTGGCTGTCGAAGCCATAACAGCGTCCGATTCAGCAGCTCGACGCAACCGTCGTCCCCGCCGCAAGGCGAGCCCGGTTGCCATGCGTGCGGGCAACATGAAGGCTACAAACACCAAGCACGGCAACCACACGATTTCCTCAGGCGTGGCCTCGATTTTCAACAAATACAGTGGAATCGGCATCAACACCAACGCCACCAACAGTGCCCCCGCGTAGCTCCAAGGGGCAAATTGGCTATCACGGCGAACCCGCCTGAATTCAAACAACGCCGCCAGCCGATTCTCCGCTGCATAGTTCGCCTGCAAAGCGGGCAACACCATCAAGATGTAGCCCAATACCAACAAGCAAAGCCCGCCCAATAGCCCCGCCGCCGCATGCTGGCCTTCGCGTGTCACCACCATGATGACCATCGCTGGCACCAACCAAATCAAGGTCCCAGCCGCACCTCGCAGCCCCAGCCAAAACAACATCGGCAACCGCAACGAAAGCACGAAATCCCACAGACGCAGTGAAACATCCGACCAAAACGTTGGTCGCCAAACCTGCTTCACGAAACGCACCGGCTCGGGCCAAAGATAGTGTCGCAATGTCCCACCGCGAGCCCACGCCCACCACAAATAAACGGTCGCAAAGACCGCCAACGCAATGGCCGATACTCGTAGGGTTTCCGCCGTGCCAGACCCCGGCTGAATGATCGCGGCAACGGACTCCCAATGCGTCAGCAACTGACTTGGCAACGATGCGAGTCCCAACGCCGTTAACGCCACTCCAATTTTTCCTGCGCGGTCGATTCCCCGCACGCTGTTGGCCAACGTCTCACCGCTGGCCAATCGCCCTGCCACAAACAACAGATACCCCAGCGCCATCAACTGGAACACGGGGATCGCGGTCACAAACGCCAACAGGACCAGCAGCCATGCAACTGACCAAATTCGCCAACACGATCGTCCAATCCAACGCAACATCGTTCGCCAAGGGAAGGTGCCACAATCCATCTGAAAAGCCTATCTTGCCCATTCGCTACAGGCCGCTGCATCTTGGCAACCGATTCTGCCAAATGCTCAACTTTTTCCGATTGGAGGTCGATAATCTGATGGTTGTTCGCCAAGTTTAGCGGTTGGGAAATCGCCGGAACTTACCTTACAATCGGCGCCACTGACCGACCCACGCCTCTTCGTCTTTTTGAAACGCCATGACGCCGAACGTTCACCTCTGCCTCGTCCTTCACAATCACCAACCGATCGGCAATTTCGACGGCGTTTTCGAGCAATCTTATCAAGACAGCTACTTGCCGTTCTTGGATGTGTTCGAACCGTATGAAGCGTTGCAGATCTCGTTACACACCTCCGGCCCGTTGATGATGTGGCTTGCCGAACGGCATCCCGAATATCTCGACCGCTTGCGGCTATTGGTGGAAGCCGGTCGTGTCGAGATTATCGGCGGCCCGCAATACGAGCCGATCCTGACAATGTTGCCCGGTCGCGATCGCATCGGCCAAATCCGTACCTACAGCCAGTGGATCCAACGCAACCTGGGTGTCACGCCCGCCGGTATGTGGACCCCTGAACGCGTCTGGGAATCCAGCCTCACCACCGATGTCGTCGACGCTGGAATGCGGTACACCGTCTTGGACGACTACCACTTCCAAGCTGCGGGAATGAAAGCGGAAGACCTAACGAGCTATTACTTGGTTGAAGACCAAGGTCGATTGCTGCGAATCTTCCCCGGTAGCGAAAAGCTGCGTTACACGATTCCATTCCGTCCGGTGAACGAGACCGTTGATTTCTTGCGTGACGTTGCTCACCGTCACCCCGGTGCGGTGATGACGTTTGGTGACGATGGCGAAAAGTTCGGCACCTGGCCGGATACCAAGCAACACGTCTACGAAGGTGGATGGTTGCGTTCGTTCTTTGATGCGTTGACCGAAAACCAAGACTGGCTGCACACCGTTTCGATGGCTGAAGCGATCCGCCGCGTGCCAGCGGCTGGCAAGACCTACTTGCCCGATTGCAGCTACCGTGAGATGACCGAATGGGCGTTGCCGGTTGAGGCTCAAGAAACTCTCGAAGACGTCACCCACGCTCTAGAAAAAAGCTCAGAGTGGCCACGACTGCAAGAGTTCGTCCGCGGCGGCTTCTGGCGGAACTTCAAAACGAAGTACGAAGAAACCAACGAGATGTACTCACGCATGATGCACGTCAGCACTCGCTTGGCTGCTGCCGAAGCCGCTGGCATGGACGGTGTCGCACTCGCCGAGATCCGTGACCACCTGTATCGCGGTCAGTGCAATTGCCCGTACTGGCACGGAGCGTTCGGTGGCATCTACCTGCCCCACCTTCGCAACGCAATCTTCGAACACTTGATCCAAGCCGACACGCTGCTACAAGATCTCGAAGGCACGCTTGAAACCGTCACCGCAACCGCCGAAGACTACGACTTTGACGGTCAACAAGAAATCAAGATGTCCAACGAACACCTCATCGCATGGCTGGACCCAGCCCGCGGTGGACGGTTGTATGAACTGGACATTCGCGGCATCAATCACAACCTGTTGGCCACGCTTCAGCGTCGCCCCGAAGCCTATCACCGCAAGGTGCTGGCCGGTCCCGGCTGTGGTGATGGCGACGTCGCCAGCATCCACGATCGAGTCGTTTTTAAACAAGAAAACCTCGACCAACTCGTTCAATACGATCAGTTCCCACGCAAAAGCCTCGTCGACCACTTCTTTGATAACGAAGCGACGTTGGCATCCGTCATGTCAGGCGAATCGCTCGAACGAGGTGACTTCGTCGATCTACCCTTCGAAGCCAAATTGCGACGCGGCGGTGATCGAGTGCAAACTCACATGCGACGCGACGGCAACGCTTGGGGCATTCCGATCACGCTGACCAAAGCGGTCACCATCGATGCCAATAGCGACAAGCTTTCGGTGACCTATCTGCTGGAAAACCTGCCACCAGGGCAACCCCTGCACTTCGCGATCGAATGGAACTTCGCTGGCATGCCATCGGGCGCCGATGACCGTTACTTCAGCGACGTTGATGGCAACCGTCTGGGACAACTTGGTGACGCAGTTGACATCAACGACACGCGTGGAATCTCGCTGTCGGATCGCTGGTTAAAACTGGATGTGGATCTTCGCTGTGACCGCGAAAGCAATATCTGGGCGTTCCCAATTCAAACGGTCAGCCAAAGCGAAGCCGGTTTCGAACTCGTTCACCAAAGCGTATGCGTGATGCCACACTGGATTATCACCGCCGATGCAGACGGACGATGGGCGGTGCAAATTGAAGTCACCACTCGAGTCGAATCCGACTGTGAAGTGCCAACCAATCAAGCGATCGCCGGTTCGATCGTGTAACAACCCATTGCGACCACAGTTGACTCGGGGATGAGAAGACCATGATCGCAAACAGTTGAAGTTCAGCCGCATGCCGGTTCGATAGATCAGTAGCAGGCGACATGCTGAACTCCAACGCTTCGTGCATGATGTTCGTGAAAGGTGCAACTCCTTGTGCCTTTTGCATCTCGTTTTCAGCAATCCACCGAAATACTTAGGAAGCCGAGCGTGACAGCAAGACTGCGATTGGTAATGGCGGACCCAGCACCGCCACGACGACTGCGTACCGGTTCCCGTTTGGACAAGTACCGGATCGTCCGCCGTCTTGGTGAAGGCGGATTCGCCGTCGTGTATCAAGCGCACGATACGATCGAGGATCGCGCCGTGGCGTTGAAGATCCCCGATGTCTGTAGTGATGAAGGCATCCAGTCACTCGATGACGTGCATCGAGAAGTCCGCATCATGGCTTCGCTGGCACACCCCAACGTCTTGCCGCTGAAAGACGCCCGGTTCATCGACGATCAGTTCGTGATGGCGTTCCCGATGGGCGAAGAAAGCTTGCACGACCGACTCAGTCGTCGACTTGCTCGCGCGACAACGGTTTCGTACATCCGACAAATGACCGCCGCAGTCGCCCACGCACATGAACGCCGCATTCTGCACCGCGATTTGAAGCCGGAAAACTTCATCCTGTTCCCTAACAGCCAAATCTGCTTGACGGACTTCGGTTTAGCTCGCACGCAGCGTCGCGGCCAGCTGATTTCGGCCTCAGGAACCGTCGGCTACATTGCCCCTGAGCAAGCGATGGGGAAACCAACCTATCGCAGCGATGTGTTTTCGCTCGGGTTGATCATCTACAAGATGCTCTCCGGCTCGCTTCCCGAATACCCCTTCGAAGCACCACTGCCAGCCTACGCGAAACTTCGCAAAGGGCTGCATCAGGATTTTATCGATTGGGTTCGAAAGTCAATCGATCCGAAGCCTCAACGACGATTCCGTGACGCCATCGCCATGCACAATGCACTGGAACGCATCCGGGTTGTGATCTCGGACAAGACCCCCTCCACTCGATCAGCACGCAAGACCATTCGCCGGGCTGCCTAGGAAATCACCATATGTCGGTCGCCCAAGAGATTGAACGCCTTTCGCAACTTCGCAACCAAGGCACCCTGACCGAAAGCGAATTCCAAGAAGCCAAGGCGAAGGTCCTACAAGAATCGCAAGCCGGTCATCCACAGATCGACTTCAAGATTCCCAACCCGTCGGCCAACCAAACCGCGATGCTGCTGCACTTCTCGCAGTACCTGGGTTTCATGGTCCCGCTCTTGGGATTCGCTGCCCCGATTTTGATCTGGCAACTGAAGAAGGACACCATTCCCGAAATCGACATCCACGGACGAATCGTCGCGAACTGGATTCTCTCATCCTTGATCTACAGCATCATTTCGCTGGTGCTGGCCCTCGCCATGATCGGCTTTGTCGGCTTGATCTTGATCGGATGCCTATCGGTGATCTATCCGCTCATTGGCGGGATCAAAGCCAACGATGGGCAGCCATGGGACTACCCCGGCAGCATCCGTTTCTTCTAACCGCGATGGCGTCTTCAACCGCGTTGCGATTAGCAAGCTCAGATGACTGGACTGCTGTTAAAAGAACGATCCCACGTTAAAAGAACGATCCCAGGCCGGTGCCTTTGTTTGACTTTGTTGGCACGTCTTTCCCATCCAGTGCCGCGATCCAGGTTTCCGGATCCGTACCGTAGTCCTGGCCGGTGCTTTGCCGTAGCGATCCGATGACAAGATTCTGGGTTGCCGGGTCACGATCCTGCAACGCCAGCTTGAGTGAGTCCGACGCGATTTTACCGGGGTGTTTGGCCAACGCCGTGATTGCAGCGTGCCGGACATCTTGGTCTTGCGACTTGCCAACCGTTGAGGCCAGCAATCGAGCGGCTTCGTCTTCAGGTCGATTCCCCAAAGCGCGACAGGCCTCCATTCGCACCTTCAGGTTATCGTCGTCGAGCCCCTTCTCGACCAGCTTCAGCATTTCGGCATTGTTGGTCTTCCCGGCCGCCAGAATCGCCAAACGCCGCATTTCGGCGCTCTCGTCGTTTTCAAAGATCTGCTTCAGGTGCCCAGACCAGTACTGCTGGCGATCGGCTGGCAGGTTCGGCATCGATTCGGCCAGTGACATCAGCTCTTCTCGGCGCTCGTGATCGGTGATTCCAATCTTTTGGTCCGCCTTCCATTGCTGCATCGAGAAATACGGATTGGCCTGTTTGAGCGCGTACATGGGCCCATCCTGGCAGCCAGCGGAGAAAAACGCGGACAACGACAGGACCGAGGTCACGGTGGCTCGGCGGCACAACGATGCGTGGCAACGCAATTGGAGTGAACGACGGGAGATAGACTTATCGGATGCCATGCGGGATTTCCGAGACGGAAGGATCAAATCACACCGACGAAGCGATTGAGATATAAGTTGGTTCAGCTTCAGCGGGAACCTCTTGACCTTTGGGGGTAACAAAACCGGGTTCGTCAATCAAAGATCAATCGCAGCAGTTCGCCAAAATTTCTGGTGGACCGGACATTTTTGAGACCAACCAGGATATCGGCACGCGATCGCATCAAAATGCGGATATCTGCACAGGAACAGGGTTTTGGCCCGGAAATCGCGTTATTTACTGTTTCAGACTTTTCCCGGGCCAGATGAGCGAGGTTGATGCAGCGTTTTGCTGCAGGTGTTGCAAAACGCTACACCCTACAATCCGACCAGTTGCTCTCCTGACTCGGCCAAAACGCTGTTTTATCGTGGAATCCTGGGTTTTCACAAATAGACTGATGGGTCGCTTTGGATGGCATCTTATGTTTTCCAAACGCCCTATTCGGAACCTTGAGTGATTCACCTGAATCTGCGACCGATCGCCCCCAACTCTCTTCTCCATCTCGAGCCACTGATGAAGATGTCTTTTACCGCCTCGATCCACCGCCTTCCCAACATCGCCGCTGTGGCGTTGCTGGGACTGGTTTCCAGCTGCTTGCTGGGACTTTCGTCTACCGCAACCGCCACTGAACCGGGCACGACCATCCACTCGGATGCTTCGACCCGGATCGTCAGCTACGCCTCGGAAGCTTCGCCAGCCAGCGAAGCCGTCGCCAGCGACACTTCAGCGGACAACGCAGCCGAGCAAGAACAGCCGACTCGCAAATCGGTCGCATTGTCGATCCAGCCCACCGCTCAAGACGACTTGATGAAGGCGGCCTCCGATTCGCCCACCGACATCGTTGTCCTTGTCGATACGTCGGCTAGCCAAGTCGGTGCCTTCCGCCAGGAAGCCATGACCGCGGTCAAGATGCTGTTACGTCGGCTCGATGGTGATTCGGTTCAAGTGCGACTGTTCGCTGTCGACGTCGCAGCAACACCATTAACCGACAAATTCACTCGCCCGCTCGCCAGCGAAGTCATCGCTGCCGTCAAGAACTTGGATCGTCGCTTGCCGCTCGGCAACACGAACTTGGTTCAGGTGCTCGAGACAGCCGCTGACGAGTTGGTTTCCCAAGACAAGGATCATGCTCGAGCCATTGTCTACATCGGCGACGGCACTTCGATCGACTCGATCCAGAACGCATCGCGTTTTGAACAACTAATTGATCGCCTTCGTGCCGATCGAACCAGCGTTCACAGCATCGCAGTCGGCCCGACCAAGAACATCGAAGCCATGGCCATTCTCGCTAACCACACCGGTGGAGTGATCGGCGTGGTGGGCAACGACGCTGCCATCGGCGGCCCAGCCGTCATCGCCAGCGGTGTCGCCAGCTCGGCCACCATGCATCCAATCTGGGTCAGCGAATGTCGCACCGAAAGTGGCCCTGCAATCAATTGGGTTCACGGCGATCGCTTTCCTCCGCTGCGTTTAGACCGTGATTGCATTTTGCTAGGAAGCACCGATGCCGATGCAACGGACGTCCAGTTGGTGATCGAAGGTCAAGTGGCGACCTCCCATCATTCCAACGTCTCCATCAAGACTCAAGCGACTATCGAACCCAGTAATCCTGACATGGCGTTCCTGCCAGGCTTGATCGCCCAGCATCAAAACGCACGAGGCCTGATGTTGCCGACTGCTGGTTCGCCAATGCTTCGTGAAACCGCCCAAGTGATGGCTCATCGTGCTGAAAACTTGGTCGAAGCTGGCAGCATGGCATTGCAACAAGGCAACCAACGCGGTGCTCGCGCCGTTGCTGAAAAGGCTCTACAAGATGACCCCAACAACCCTGAAGCACGGGCGTTGCTGAAGCTTTCGGCCCCTTCCGGACAAACGCTCATCATCCAAAATGATGAGAATCCGTTCGACGATTTATTCGGCGGTGGCGGTGGCGATGCAGCTGCGGATCCCTTTGGTGCGGCAGACCCCGCAACCCCAGCGGCTCCAGAACCTGCTGCTCCCGCGTTCCCGGACACTCCCGCACCAGCCGACGATCCGTTTGGGGCAGGCAGCGAAACACCGATGGAATCGCCAGCTCCCGCAGCGGACCCATTCGGGGAGGCAGCTGACGAGCCTTTCGGTGATGCCGCTCCGGCTACCCCAGCTCCAGCTACCCCAGCTCCGGTTAACCCAGCACCGGCTCCTGAAAACTTCGGTGCTCCCATGGGCGGCGGTGCCATGCCCGGAAACAACTTCCGTGACAACAACTTCTCGGTACCCCCTGGCGACAACGAACTGTTGGAATCCGGCGGACAACTCCTCGACCGCGTGGAAGCACTGCGAAGCCGAGAAGAGGGTCGCCTGCGTGCCGAAGTCCGGGCGCAACTGCGTGAAGCACGTCGTTTGATCCGACAAGATCCGATCGGCGTCGCCGGTAGCCTGAAAAGTCTGCTCGCTCGCGTTGAAACCACTCCGGACATCGATCCACAACTGCGTCGTGAACTGATCGGCCAAGTGCGAGCGTCAATTCAGATTGCTGCAGCTCGCGAAGCCGCCTTCATGGAACAACAAGCCAACCTCGAACAGCTTGCTGCGGGTGCCACCTCATCCGCTCGTTTGCTGGAAGAAACCTTCCGACGCGAAGCCAAGCTTAAAACACTCTCGGGACAGTTGAACGCTTTGGTTGACCAAGGACGTTACACCGAAGCCGATGGCGGCGTGTCCCTGGAAATGGCAAAGATGGCTGGCGATACCATCACGGAAGACAGCGTGCTGGGTCGACACATCACCGACGAACCCTTGTGGCTTCAAACCTACGCTCGGGACCGTCGTTACCGTGAACTCCGCGAACGAAACTTCATCGACGCATTCTCATTGGTTCTGAAGTCGGCGATTCCTTTTGTTGATGATCCACCAATCGTCTACCCCGATGCCGATGTCTGGCAAAGACTTAGCCGCCGTCGTATCGAAAAGTACGGTGCGATTGAATTGGTCGGCGACAGTGAAACCGAACGTCGGATTGAATCCACACTCGACGATGAAACCTCACAACAGTTCCCCGAGACACCGCTGAACGAAGCCGTTCGAGTCTTGGCCGAACAGCACGGAATCCCAATCCGGGTCAACCGTGCCGCCTTGGAAGGAATCGGTCTGACCGAAGACACGCCAGTTGATATCTCCCTTGAAAACGTTTCCCTGCGTTCGTTCTTGCGACTGATGCTACGCGACTTGGAACTGACTTACATGATCCAAGACGAAGTGCTGAACATCACGACGCAAGAAGATGCCGAAACCAACCTCGTTACTAAAGTCTATCCCGTCGGTGACCTTGTCGTTCCAGTTGTCTCCCTTGGTGGTGGCGGCATGGGTGGCGGCATGGGCGGTGGTATGGGTGGCGGCATGGGCGGCGGCATGGGCGGCGGCATGGGCGGCGGTATGGGTGGCGGCATGGGTGGCGGCATGGGTGGCATGGGCGGAGGCGGCGGCATGTTCGTTGTCCCCGACGAGTTGTCACTTAGCGACAAAGCCAATCGGCCTGCTGCGGATGCCAACGTCAACGCAACCGCGAAAGCCGATGCGAAGCCAATCGCCGATTCCAATCCTGCGAATCGTGCAACCGTCAATGACTACAGCCCCATTCGTTTGAAGATCAACGAAGGTCAATCGAAGGACGACGTGTGGAGAAACTACTTCGCTGGACTGTCGATTGATTCCGCGGAACAGCTCACCGTCTTGGACCGTCGCGTCAAAGCAACAATCAGCGAACTGAACGTCAAAGCCTCATCACTTCAAGAGAAGGGCCAAGACTCCGAAGCACGTGAACGATTCGACGACATTCGTGTTGTCATCGGTGGTGCCATTTCAGCCGGTCACATCCAACCTTGGATGTACCAAGCCTATGCGATCGCTTTGGCCGCAACAGACGCTCCGGATAGCGAAGTCGAACGAGCCCTCTTGTCGGCGGTCGATTTCGCCGATTCACCCGACGACATCATGAATGTGATCGGTCGCTTGGAATCGATCCAGCACGACGCCGCGGCAATGAAGCTTTGCCGTCAATTGTCCAGCATGGATCCTTATCGACGCGAACCGTATGTCTCGGGTCTGCGATTGGCCAAACGCCTGAACAGTCCGGAAGACTTGGCCTGGGCATGTGAAGGTGTGCTAGGACAAGCCTGGCCAGAAAAGATGCAGCCACTCGTCGAAGAAGCTCGACTGGTTGCCCGTGCGACTCACCAAGAACTGATCGCCAAGGGTGACACCGAGGCCGCATCCAAGTTCAGTGAAGCACTTCGCCGGGCAGCATCCCACGACGCCATTGTACGTGTTTGCTGGACAGGCGACGCGGACATTGACCTCGCTGTCGAAGAGCCCGCCGGAACCGTCTGCTCACTCGAAACGCCAACCAGTGCCGGTGGCGGTAGCCTGCTTGGCGATGCCTTCCCAGGTGCCGGTGACGATGCGACCGGACAAATCTGTGAAACCTACATTTGCCCAAAAGGCTTCAGTGGCCAGTACCGTGTACTGCTTCGCCGTGTTTGGGGCAACGTCTCAACCGGCAACGTCACGGTTGAAATCTTGACCGACGTCGGACGTGAAAACCAAGCGTTCATTCGTCAGCAGATTCCGTTGATGGAAAAGAACGCCTTGGTGATCTTCGAAGTCAAATCGGGTCAACGTCAAGAAGAACTTGCCGCAGCCCAACTGAATCACTTGCAAGACTTCGGTCGCAAGGCTGGCCGAGAAGTGTTGGGCCAGTTCGTCGGCCCAACCGCGGGTGCAGCGGTTGCAAACCAAGAGATCCTACAGGACTACTTGCGTGACTATCCTTCACTGAGTTCCTCCGGCTCGAATGATCCACGCGTGGCGGGACAGGGCGTCAATGGTCGGGACTTCGTCCCTCGCGGTGCGGTCGGCTATCGCCCGGAAATCACCACGATTCCTGAAGGAGCCTCACTTTCGGCTCTGGCCATTATCTCCGCTGACCGACGCTACGTTCGGATCAGTCCTGCTCCGCTGTTCTCGCAAATCGCTGACGTGACGACGTTCAACTTCGTCACCGGTGAAGATGGTGGTGGAACGGGAGGTACAACAGGTGGAACGGGGACAACCGGTACGACTGGCGGAGTCGGCGGCTTCTAATAGCGGCCCCGAAGACTAACTCGGGAACTGACGTCGCGGGGCCTCCCCGCGACATCCAGCCCGTCTGTTTTAGCTATCCAGCCGCCGATAGATCAGTCGCACGTCAGCACCGAACTGCGACACATCGGTGATTTCAAATCCAAGAGCGTCGGCCAAAAGGGCCACGCCTGGATCGCCGACGGGCCCCGGTGCTGCGAGGCCCCCAATCAGCTTCGAACCTATATAAACATGAGCTTCGTCGATCTGGCCAGCCGCGGCAAAACTGCCCAGCAACCCGCCACCACATTCCAACATCAAGTTGGTAATTATCTGGCCCGATGGATTGTCACCGGCTCCCAGCCGCGCCAAAACTTCATCCACCATCTCGGTCTGGCCAGCCGACCGACAACGCATAAACTCAACATCGTGATCGGCCAACAAGGCTAGATCACAATCTGAAATTGCAGGCCCCACCGCCAACCAAGTTGGAACCTGCGATGCTGTCCGCACCAACTGGGAATCGATACCAGGACAACGCGAACGCAAAAAGACAACCCGCGTCGGTTGCCGCGGCCCGCCTTCTCTCGCCGTCAGCGATGGATCATCCACTTGCACGGTCCCCATGCCAGTTGCAATCGCATCGACACGGCCACGCAAACGATGAACTTCCTTGCGTGACTCT is a genomic window containing:
- a CDS encoding vWA domain-containing protein, with product MKMSFTASIHRLPNIAAVALLGLVSSCLLGLSSTATATEPGTTIHSDASTRIVSYASEASPASEAVASDTSADNAAEQEQPTRKSVALSIQPTAQDDLMKAASDSPTDIVVLVDTSASQVGAFRQEAMTAVKMLLRRLDGDSVQVRLFAVDVAATPLTDKFTRPLASEVIAAVKNLDRRLPLGNTNLVQVLETAADELVSQDKDHARAIVYIGDGTSIDSIQNASRFEQLIDRLRADRTSVHSIAVGPTKNIEAMAILANHTGGVIGVVGNDAAIGGPAVIASGVASSATMHPIWVSECRTESGPAINWVHGDRFPPLRLDRDCILLGSTDADATDVQLVIEGQVATSHHSNVSIKTQATIEPSNPDMAFLPGLIAQHQNARGLMLPTAGSPMLRETAQVMAHRAENLVEAGSMALQQGNQRGARAVAEKALQDDPNNPEARALLKLSAPSGQTLIIQNDENPFDDLFGGGGGDAAADPFGAADPATPAAPEPAAPAFPDTPAPADDPFGAGSETPMESPAPAADPFGEAADEPFGDAAPATPAPATPAPVNPAPAPENFGAPMGGGAMPGNNFRDNNFSVPPGDNELLESGGQLLDRVEALRSREEGRLRAEVRAQLREARRLIRQDPIGVAGSLKSLLARVETTPDIDPQLRRELIGQVRASIQIAAAREAAFMEQQANLEQLAAGATSSARLLEETFRREAKLKTLSGQLNALVDQGRYTEADGGVSLEMAKMAGDTITEDSVLGRHITDEPLWLQTYARDRRYRELRERNFIDAFSLVLKSAIPFVDDPPIVYPDADVWQRLSRRRIEKYGAIELVGDSETERRIESTLDDETSQQFPETPLNEAVRVLAEQHGIPIRVNRAALEGIGLTEDTPVDISLENVSLRSFLRLMLRDLELTYMIQDEVLNITTQEDAETNLVTKVYPVGDLVVPVVSLGGGGMGGGMGGGMGGGMGGGMGGGMGGGMGGGMGGGMGGMGGGGGMFVVPDELSLSDKANRPAADANVNATAKADAKPIADSNPANRATVNDYSPIRLKINEGQSKDDVWRNYFAGLSIDSAEQLTVLDRRVKATISELNVKASSLQEKGQDSEARERFDDIRVVIGGAISAGHIQPWMYQAYAIALAATDAPDSEVERALLSAVDFADSPDDIMNVIGRLESIQHDAAAMKLCRQLSSMDPYRREPYVSGLRLAKRLNSPEDLAWACEGVLGQAWPEKMQPLVEEARLVARATHQELIAKGDTEAASKFSEALRRAASHDAIVRVCWTGDADIDLAVEEPAGTVCSLETPTSAGGGSLLGDAFPGAGDDATGQICETYICPKGFSGQYRVLLRRVWGNVSTGNVTVEILTDVGRENQAFIRQQIPLMEKNALVIFEVKSGQRQEELAAAQLNHLQDFGRKAGREVLGQFVGPTAGAAVANQEILQDYLRDYPSLSSSGSNDPRVAGQGVNGRDFVPRGAVGYRPEITTIPEGASLSALAIISADRRYVRISPAPLFSQIADVTTFNFVTGEDGGGTGGTTGGTGTTGTTGGVGGF
- the ribD gene encoding bifunctional diaminohydroxyphosphoribosylaminopyrimidine deaminase/5-amino-6-(5-phosphoribosylamino)uracil reductase RibD, which gives rise to MPEAPQESELVTDEHWMDQAIELAWRGQGYVEPNPMVGCVIVRDGRLIGQGYHQVFGEAHAEVNALADCQRAGEDAAGATAYVTLEPCCHHGKTPPCADALVAAQVKRVVVAVVDPFDAVDGGGVSRLRDAGIDVVTGIGTVKATQLLAPYLKRVRTGKPWVIAKWAMSMDGRIATSTGESQWITGPESRKEVHRLRGRVDAIATGMGTVQVDDPSLTAREGGPRQPTRVVFLRSRCPGIDSQLVRTASQVPTWLAVGPAISDCDLALLADHDVEFMRCRSAGQTEMVDEVLARLGAGDNPSGQIITNLMLECGGGLLGSFAAAGQIDEAHVYIGSKLIGGLAAPGPVGDPGVALLADALGFEITDVSQFGADVRLIYRRLDS